GAGGATTGATTTCTAAAAGAGATGCGTCTTCTTTGATATATGCTTCGTAGATCGCGAAGAGAAGACTTTGGAATGACTTGTGAGATTCGATCGGAAGTCCGAGTTCGAAGGCAAGTTGTCTTGCTTGATTCACTTGAAGTCCGATTCCAGGATCCACTGCGAGTTTGAGGATCTTTTCCGGATGCGTTTCGGCAACTTCTTCAATTTCCATCCCACCTTCCGTAGAAGCCATGATGATGGTTTTACGAATAGAACGATCGAGGAGAATACTTAGATAGTATTCCTTTGCGATGTCGATTCCTTGCTCCAGATATACTTTTAGGACTTTTTTTCCTTCGGGTCCGGTTTGAGGAGTGATGAGTTGCATTCCGAGGATCTTGTCGATTGCGGCTAATGCATCGTCTTTTGTTTTGGTGACCTTAACTCCACCGCCTTTTCCGCGTCCACCGGCGTGGATTTGCGCTTTTACAACTACTACGGAACCTTCGGTTGCGTAGGTAACTTCGTCGTGGGCTTTGGATCCGTTTTCTTTACTATCGATAACGACCCCAAAAGGTACGTTGGCTTTATGCCTTCTCAGGATTTCTTTTGCCTGATACTCGTGAATTTTCATGAATTAACCTTCATTGAACTTAGTTCAGTGCTTTTAGTAGGAGGAACAGTTTTCTCTAAATTTATAATGTTTTCGGTGGGAACTTTGGTGTCAGTAAAAAATTCAGGAGAATCCGCGTTTGCAGGTCGGGATTCCGGGTTTCTGGGTCTTCCTTTGATTTTTAAGGAAGAAATGAGGTCGGTTCTTTTGGAGTAGAATCTGAAATGTGTGAGTTCCTACTTTTGTGAGTTCTGGAAGTGGTTTATCGTTTTGGAGTCGCCTGTTTGGGTTTTCTTTGGAATTGGTTCGTGAAACGAAATTTCGTTGGAACTCCAATCGAGAGTTTCGTCTTTGAAAAAGGACGTTTCCATTTCGGGGGAATGCAGGAACTCCACCAAAAGAACGATGCTTAAAAAATGATCCTAGGATTTCGCTCAGGAAAAGAATCTGATTCTTCTTATAAGAGATCTGATAGGATGAAAATGTAGGAACTCCTATCGACAAATGAAATCAACCGCTTTTGAAACTGAGGTTGGGTTCTTCAGAGTCCTAGGAAAAGTAGGAACTCACACAAAAATCGAATTCTTTTTCCTGAAAACCATTCCTCTTTGCTTCTTCCGAAATTCCAAAAAAGTAGGAACTCACACTTTCAGAGTCCTTTCAGAATTTCTCGGATGATTTCCCCCGGGTCGATTTCCGGAGAATTCTTCAAAATCTTTTCCACTTCTTTGGTTGCGGCCTTTTCTTCAAAACCGAGTTGGATGAGTCCTAAGATCGCGATTTCCTTTCTCCGAGATGCGGCGGCTTCTTCCGGAGACGAAGTGGGAGAAACCACGGAAAGGGAAGTCCCTTTTGCGGGAGTTCCGGAGAGAAAGAGCTCCAACTTTTTCAGATTTTGTTTCACCTCGAAAAAAATCTTCTCCGAGGTTTTTCCTTTCACCTTGGGAATCTTCTCGAGTTCTTTGGCTTCCCCCGATTGAGCGATTCGATAGAGATCTTCCGCGGAGAAGAATGATAAAATTTTGAGAGCGGTCAATTCTCCAATTCCTTGAAGGCCTTTCATCACTTTGAAGAATTCTTTATCCTGTTCCGTCAAGAATCCGAAAAGTCTTTGTCCTCTTTCATTCATTGCGTGAAAGATATGGAGGTGGATTTCCTTTGCGGAGGGAAGGCTTTTGAGTTCGAGATAGGTTTTGAAGGAGATCGTAATTTCATAGGTAACTCCGCTCGTCTCGAGATGAGCGAATCCGACTTCCAATTTTTTAAGAGTTCCTTTCAGACCTGAGATCATATCCTCCCATCCGCTCACGAGAAGTCTGATCGTAAAGATAAATTTTCTCTCCCGATGAAACGTTACCCTTCGGTGAAGGAGGACGGAAAAGCTCGAGCTCCTTTTACAAGAGAGTCAAAAATTTTCGAATTCTTCTACCTTTCGTCGTTTTCAAAGCGTAGATAAGAACTTGAGATTGGAATTCCGATATTTAGGAATGGTGCGCTTATTTCTAAATCGATTCGATCGAAATATAAGAGAATCTTTATGTTCTTGAGAATCGGTTTGTCTTGCCGGATTTTACCTCAAACGGACTTAACGTCCGTTTTCAAGTTTTTTTTCGAAATGATTTCCTTTGGCGGAGCAAAGGATTGGACATTTCTTTACTTCGAAGGTTGTCTTCTTTCGAGTGCTTACACGATTCTTTACCCGAGAAAAAAAAGTAGGAACTCACACAAATTCACTTCTTCAGAAATGTCCTCCCGGAAAAATTCTCCTGATCACAAATCGACGATCTCTCCGATCGTCCAAACTTTCAGGGGAGTCGCGTCTTTGGTTTCCACTTGTAATTTTTTAAGAAAGAGCGGAGCCTCCGAGGGAAGATCGTCTCCAAGTGCAAACGTTCCCCAGTGAATGGGAAGAAGCATCGAAGATTGGAGAATCTTACTCGCATCCAAGGCTTCTTTCGGCCCGATATGAGCCGGTTCCATAAACCATCTGGGTTTAAAGGCGCCGATCGGAAGAACGGTAGCGTTGAATCCTTGAGGAAATTTTTTTCCGATTTCAGCGAAGTGTTTTGAAAAACCGGTATCACCGCCGAAGTAGATTCGAATATTCTCAAATTCGAATGCGTAACTTCCCCAGTGATATTGATTCGTATCGGTAAGACCCATTCTACTCCAATGTTTCGCCGGAAGAAAATGAATCTTGGTGCCAGCGTACTCGGAAACGGACCACCATTCCTGGATCACCGTATTCTCAAAGGCTTCGTCCTTTGCAAATTCTCCCATTCCGGACGGAAGATGAATCGTTACTTCCGGGAATAGTTTTTGAATCTTCTTTATGGAATCAATATCAAGATGATCTCTGTGCGCGTGACTGACAGCTACCACATCCACACCGGGAAAATTTTCCGGCTGAATCGGAAGGTCCGTAAGTCGCTTAACAAAAGGAGGAATTCCAGTAAAGATCGGATCCGTGAGGATGTGCATTCTTTTTCCGTGAAAGTTTGCGGCGATCCAAACCGTAGCGTGACCGAGCCAGATGATTCTCACCTTTCCTTCCGGCGCCAAAAAATCCTCTTTGTTTCTTGGGAGCACGTTCGGAATCTTTCCGACATCACCTTCCACAGCGAGAGGGTCGTTCGGTCCCAGTAGCTTCCAACGAAGCACCGAGAAAAAACTTTTCCCTAGTCTTTCGTCTTCTTCGAGATTGCGGTATTTCCCGTCATGAAAGTGCGAAGAACGGACTCTTTCCGGATCTACGGGAAAACAAGACTGAAGGAAAAATAGAATGTTTAGGAATAGAAAAAGAGGTTTTATATACATTGGTTTTACAATTCGAAACCCGAGTGTTTCACCAGGTTCCGGATTCGCTAAAGTTCCTTTGATTCTTCATACGAAAAAGGAAAAAACAAACCTCAAATGACAAAAAATCAGGCTCGGAAACTCGGTTCAAATGAAGAATCCGGAAAACTCTTTCGAAAATAATTTTTCCACCTTGATTCAAAGCGGTTCGGTTCCTTAGTTCCAAAAAAGAGATCGTTCATTCCCGAAGCGGATCTATTTCTCTTTTTCTATTTTCTTTCCTCTTTCGAGTCATAGTCTCTGATCTTAGAGGGATCACCTTTCCCTCTTTCAAAGGAGAACTCTCGTGAAACTCATCACACTTTTTCAACTCTCGCTCGTGACCTTTGCTCTTGCCTTTCTTTCCTGTTCGAACCTCGGTTTAGATCAGAACAAAGAGAAAAAAGACCAAGACAAGAAAAAATGCAACAGCGCCGTCGCGGCTTATGTAGGTTGCACGGCTTCCAATCCCACTATGGGTGCCTGCGATTCCCTTTATCTCGGTGTCCTTGGGATCTGCGGTAGTTCGGGCGGTTCAGGTGGATCCGGCGGTGGCGGCGGGGGGTATTGACCCGTATTTTATAAATTCATAATTTAAAATATTTGAATCTATAGTTTATTGAATTTGGTCGAACCCGGAAGATCGTTCGGGTTTCTTTTTAAACCCTTTTTCTTGAAGAATGGAAAACGTTTCGATTCAGGAAAAAGGTCACTTTCTTCTATTGGATTTCGGGAGGGTCTTTGAGACTCTTCTCTCCGCTGTAATCCGAAAAGAAGATTACGAATCCACAATATTTAAATCGGGAACTTTGAAGTTGATCCTTCACGTATTTGTTCCTTGCAAAAAGTTTGTTTTTCTGATAGAGAAACGTTCCTGAAATTTTTCGCCTTCCTCTCCGCCAAAAAAATCGTGTGGGTGCGCGCGACGTTTACGGAAGAATTATTCTCGTTACGCCGAATTCTCCAGTCGATTCCTCTTTGTATGAGTTCGGCTTCGACGGAAAGATCCGCCCTTTGTTTTCTCAGGCCCTTTGTTTCGGAGATCCGATCTGGAAACGTAATTTTCAATTGTAGGATTTTTGTCGTCCTCCGAAAAAGGAAAAACGAGTTTTCGGATTCAAAGAATGACAAACGCGCCGCAAAGAGATCTTCCGGAAAAGAAAAACAGAATCATCGCCTTTTTGTTAAGCGTATTCTTCTTATGCCTTTATTTTTGGAACACGATCGGGCTATTTCGATTTCCTTGGATCATCTGGATTTTACTCTTTTTCTCTACGATTTTTTCTTATACTCTCTGGGCGCTCATCCATGAATGTGTTCACGGAAATTTTTCGAACTCTCGCAACGAAAGTCATCTCGCGGGGAGAATTCTTTGTATTCTTTTCGGAACTCCTTATCAAGTCGCAAAGACCGCGCATCTTATGCATCATAAATTCAATCGCCAGGAAGGGGAAAGAATCGAATTTATAGAAAAAAACGGGGTTCCGGTTCGGATTCAGAAATTCTTCTATTACTTAAAGCTTTTCCAAGGAACGTATTTCCTGGAAGTCCTCGGCGGCTTTTTTCTTTCCTTACCGCTTTCTTTTTCGATTCCACTCGCAGAAAAATACGTTTCCGGTCTTCCCGTGCAGAAGGCATTTTTCAAACAGATACAAAAAACGGAAATCGTTCGCGAATTGCGAATCGATTCATTTGCGATTCTTTGTCTCTTTGGATTTGCTTTTCTTTTTTCAGGTTCTTTCTTTTGGTTTTTGGGAGGGATGTTGATACTCAGAGGTTTTATCGTTTCCATTCTGGATCATTCGTATCACTACGGGAAAGAAATCGACGACTCCAATTCTTCTTACAACCTAAACGTTCCAAAAGTGATTTCTCTTCTTTTTCTCAATTTTAACTTTCATCGAATTCATCATCTTTTTCCGGGTTGTCCTTGGAATCGTCTTCCAAATCAGTTTGTTAAGACGGAGGATAGAATGGATCTTTCTCTTTTTCGACAAACGTTGCGCCAGTTTCGCGGTCTCTTACCACTTCCGAATCGGAATTCCAACGCTCGGTAAGAAAGTTCAAATTTGCGATCATCGCTCTTCAATTTGATTGTCAAAAGGGGCATTTTTTACATTCTGTCGCTTAATGTCCTATAATCATAAGAATGTCTTGGATACCGAGCAGTTCTCCAAAGCGGATCTGGATTTTCTCATCGGAAAAACCAGAGATATGGAGCGACTTGTGGAACAAAACAAGGCCTTCGGAATCCTTACTGGGAAACTGTTGGCTTCTCTCTTTTTCGAAGCGTCCACGAGAACACGTCTTTCTTTTGAAGCGGCGATGGAACGTCTCGGAGGAAGAGTGA
Above is a genomic segment from Leptospira stimsonii containing:
- the ruvA gene encoding Holliday junction branch migration protein RuvA; translation: MISGLKGTLKKLEVGFAHLETSGVTYEITISFKTYLELKSLPSAKEIHLHIFHAMNERGQRLFGFLTEQDKEFFKVMKGLQGIGELTALKILSFFSAEDLYRIAQSGEAKELEKIPKVKGKTSEKIFFEVKQNLKKLELFLSGTPAKGTSLSVVSPTSSPEEAAASRRKEIAILGLIQLGFEEKAATKEVEKILKNSPEIDPGEIIREILKGL
- a CDS encoding fatty acid desaturase family protein, which codes for MTNAPQRDLPEKKNRIIAFLLSVFFLCLYFWNTIGLFRFPWIIWILLFFSTIFSYTLWALIHECVHGNFSNSRNESHLAGRILCILFGTPYQVAKTAHLMHHKFNRQEGERIEFIEKNGVPVRIQKFFYYLKLFQGTYFLEVLGGFFLSLPLSFSIPLAEKYVSGLPVQKAFFKQIQKTEIVRELRIDSFAILCLFGFAFLFSGSFFWFLGGMLILRGFIVSILDHSYHYGKEIDDSNSSYNLNVPKVISLLFLNFNFHRIHHLFPGCPWNRLPNQFVKTEDRMDLSLFRQTLRQFRGLLPLPNRNSNAR
- a CDS encoding MBL fold metallo-hydrolase, with amino-acid sequence MYIKPLFLFLNILFFLQSCFPVDPERVRSSHFHDGKYRNLEEDERLGKSFFSVLRWKLLGPNDPLAVEGDVGKIPNVLPRNKEDFLAPEGKVRIIWLGHATVWIAANFHGKRMHILTDPIFTGIPPFVKRLTDLPIQPENFPGVDVVAVSHAHRDHLDIDSIKKIQKLFPEVTIHLPSGMGEFAKDEAFENTVIQEWWSVSEYAGTKIHFLPAKHWSRMGLTDTNQYHWGSYAFEFENIRIYFGGDTGFSKHFAEIGKKFPQGFNATVLPIGAFKPRWFMEPAHIGPKEALDASKILQSSMLLPIHWGTFALGDDLPSEAPLFLKKLQVETKDATPLKVWTIGEIVDL
- the sucC gene encoding ADP-forming succinate--CoA ligase subunit beta, translating into MKIHEYQAKEILRRHKANVPFGVVIDSKENGSKAHDEVTYATEGSVVVVKAQIHAGGRGKGGGVKVTKTKDDALAAIDKILGMQLITPQTGPEGKKVLKVYLEQGIDIAKEYYLSILLDRSIRKTIIMASTEGGMEIEEVAETHPEKILKLAVDPGIGLQVNQARQLAFELGLPIESHKSFQSLLFAIYEAYIKEDASLLEINPLILTKQNEIVAGDCKMDLDENALYRHPDNAAYRDVTEEDPLEVQASEFNLNYVKLDGNIGCMVNGAGLAMATMDIVKIAGAEPANFLDVGGGASKTTVTNGFKIILGDPNVKGIFVNIFGGIVRCDMVAEGIIEAAKAVDLKVPLVVRLQGTNSELGREVLNKSGLKITGVDDLREAASTIAKLIQ